From a single Osmerus mordax isolate fOsmMor3 chromosome 14, fOsmMor3.pri, whole genome shotgun sequence genomic region:
- the spag5 gene encoding sperm-associated antigen 5, whose protein sequence is MCLPGDRSEWPTCSPDHHSVHPPGLMEERDPKPSSGHTEHPYCNTEQDMAAFNTDPPSYKDSVNCPDDDALETSETSEKPPSAMSDVTFKSFSCCGGEVELSDSIRMGEETIPLPKDQSSNGQSQCDISLNPSILLDDETLSHADHPYCHSSSDGVTSYIGHPHMMKPSVGNVSLKSAKDLEAVSCQLFPECTTQEEVICQLITDCGDNPAFTHSSTTRADDDDDDDDDVDDDEAADDPDLQSEVASGMTAARDSALGSSRTGSLCLEPGVAPPPETLLDVVRELPGFCSVADALPLSLLSPVLRATPVNRRKCDRRSVRALARAIAEESVLEVEKILMGITEVSCVVPGNPDSLWNSIGLESPGLHPQFNSTALGARSSCKPLQAPPTRGKVLQDHPENVVEVEPPQDHVAPQDQNTDTLEKTADDEQEAGEKNYSAAQPPTQEEEEMDLPPVETRTDGGRTCTPLLPPPSQMDQLPLGFSLVPGLPLQQQLKQMAHLLILASIRVGGSTPPAPPLPPPEGARLEERCVGTSPPRVEERSSNTSGVYERKREVLVSDACTATDSLLWNPAPGSLSDFSRAELEQRLSSSLIMVEALAQQLSTSRAPTSLHGGPGPSSLRDKIVQTDHTELRQTVTYRELYVASLERIRDLEQDQADLQTLRLSMINTRTGMASLSSHSEAVLSSLQQMLNEVKSDHHSLLSQHAQVRSLFERCRSSQSQMLQKTRDCLQQREEMRAQRDQAFSQQQAAFSVVEQLKVSSSDRISELENSLGSIQDLRDALTRTYPQQVALNKAYVESFSSASELLRGTVSDQASLLQQLQSSRRLLQKTFPLLSSLNQKTAAAIAERDQALMERDQTQASLQQSMSSLQESQQQNTDLQLQVTIMTSEMGVLRQKLGEEEEERAGLERKVGELSATVSSSLASYAFLEQALAGESSQLQQAQQDVKIATEHVNELQARLQHSEQCVCELERALQHSEEESRGLQALSCSQALQLQQLPQIHTQLCSMKEMNEFLQMESELVRQQIEESEAAQRATLHALRERNFHTEDLRKALSHATLEQQALRAELQSVREAGSRVQAEQEEQQAQTVTNITLLHHTLRELTNQQHAALTSQKPSQEQPPVPQTSPLFEQPSPSSFVDSIMVALARGPEECHTEPPAGHNVGGSQSKGLGSKNSAFSRVPLKSSQRSDRGDERGEARDEEEEESVLALLGDMGNTVTELASTLALLHQHKGSQHNTIGALQGELQAQACKHTEEVSELREQMSRLSSQEEKWAAALQDRAQEEKTTMQLLTDLDEARELLQSHRTENTELSKEVFELRRSLHQSEVEAQAMREELGKGGSQSESSMNAMDDKIRLLKEVERLRMSLVEVEEGRSRLLDRAKRHQVVHEANQRKLEKELHLLDNMIETVRKTLFSVPDVVQSCEELRKLAEYLG, encoded by the exons CTGGGGACAGGTCAGAGTGGCCCACCTGCTCCCCGGACCACCACAGTGTTCATCCTCCTGGCTTAATGGAGGAACGTGACCCTAAGCCCAGCAGTGGCCATACTGAGCACCCTTACTGTAACACAGAACAAGACATGGCCGCCTTTAACACTGACCCTCCCTCTTACAAGGACTCGGTTAACTGTCCTGATGACGATGCTTTGGAAACTAGTGAGACGAGTGAGAAGCCTCCCAGTGCCATGAGTGACGTCACCTTCAAATCATTTAGTtgctgtggaggagaggttGAATTGTCTGACTCCATCAGAATGGGGGAGGAGACCATCCCTTTACCCAAGGATCAGTCTTCGAATGGCCAATCGCAATGCGACATCAGTCTAAACCCAAGCATCTTATTGGATGATGAGACTCTCAGTCACGCAGATCACCCATACTGCCATTCGAGCAGTGATGGTGTCACGTCCTATATTGGTCACCCTCATATGATGAAGCCCTCTGTGGGAAACGTCTCTTTGAAATCAGCAAAGGATCTTGAAGCTGTTTCCTGTCAGCTcttcccagaatgcaccacACAGGAAGAAGTCATTTGTCAGCTCATCACAGATTGTGGTGACAACCCTGCgttcacacacagcagcaccacacgcgctgatgatgatgatgatgatgatgatgacgttgatgatgatgaagcaGCCGATGACCCAGACTTGCAAAGTGAAGTTGCCTCAGGAATGACCGCGGCCCGAGACAGCGCCCTGGGTTCCAGCAGAACGGGTTCTCTGTGCCTGGAACCAGGGGTAGCCCCTCCCCCAGAGACCCTGCTGGACGTGGTGAGGGAACTCCCGGGGTTCTGCTCCGTAGCCGacgctctgcccctctctctcctcagccccgTGCTCAGGGCCACCCCCGTCAACCGGAGGAAGTGTGACCGGCGGTCTGTTCGGGCCCTCGCTAGAGCGATAGCAGAGGAGTCAGTTTTGGAGGTTGAGAAGATCCTCATGGGCATCACTGAAGTAAGCTGTGTGGTCCCTGGTAACCCTGACAGCCTGTGGAACAGCATCGGCCTGGAGAGCCCAGGGCTCCATCCCCAGTTCAACTCCACCGCTCTGGGGGCCAGGTCTTCTTGCAAGCCCCTGCAAGCACCTCCGACCAGGGGGAAGGTGCTGCAAGATCACCCGGAGAACGTTGTGGAGGTGGAGCCTCCGCAGGATCATGTAGCCCCTCAGGatcagaacacagacacactggagaAGACTGCGGATGAtgagcaggaggcaggagagaaaaaTTATTCTGCTGCACAGCCACCTacccaggaggaggaagagatggatctTCCTCCAGTGGAGACGAGGACAGATGGAGGAAGAACCTgcactcctcttcttcctcctccatctcagatGGACCAGCTGCCCCTCGGCTTCTCTCTGGTTCCTGGgctccccctccagcagcagctcaagcagatggCCCACCTCCTCATCCTGGCGTCCATCAGGGTGGGTGGGTCCACCCCCCCGGCTCCACCCTTGCCACCCCCCGAGggggccaggctggaggagcgCTGTGTGGGCACCAGCCCCCCCAGGGTGGAGGAGCGCAGCTCCAACACCTCGGGGGTgtatgagaggaagagggaggtgctGGTGTCAGACGCCTGCACTGCCACTGACTCGCTGCTCTGGAA cccagccccaggcaGCCTGTCTGACTTCtccagagcagagctggagcAGCGACTGTCCTCCAGCCTGATCATGGTGGAGGCCCTGGCCCAGCAGCTGTCGACATCCAGGGCGCCCACCTCCCTCCACGGGGGTCCCGGCCCCTCCAGCCTGAGGGACAAGATCGTGCAGACGGACCACACCGAACTCAGACAG actgtaaCTTACAGGGAGCTGTATGTTGCGTCCCTGGAGAGGATCAGGGATCTGGAGCAGGACCAGGCTGATCTGCAGACACTGCGGCTCAGCATGATCAACACCAGGACCGGcatg GCCAGCCTGAGTTCTCACAGTGAGGCAGTTCTGTCCAGCCTGCAGCAGATGCTGAATGAGGTCAAATCAGACCACCACAGCCTCCTCTCACAG CATGCTCAGGTGCGGAGCCTGTTTGAGCGCTGTCGTAGCAGCCAGTCCCAGATGCTGCAGAAGACCAGAGACTGTCtgcagcagagggaggagatgagagcccAGAGGGACCAGGCCTTCTCTCAGCAGCAGGCG gccTTCAGTGTGGTGGAGCAGTTGAAGGTGTCGAGTTCTGACAGGATCTCAGAGCTGGAGAACAGCCTCGGCTCTATCCAGGACCTCAGAGATGCTCTGACCAGGACCTACCctcaacag GTTGCACTGAACAAGGCTTATGTTGAATCCTTCAGCTCAGCATCTGAACTCTTAAGAGGAACTGTGAGTGACCAAGCCAGCCTGCTCCAACAG CTCCAGTCAAGCAGGCGTCTCCTCCAGAAGACATTCCCTCTGCTCAGCAGCCTGAACCAGAAAACTGCTGCTGCCATCGCTGAGAGAGACCAGGCCctgatggagagagaccag acccaggcctctctccagcagagcaTGTCCAGCCTGCAGGAGAGCCAACAGCAGAACACAGACCTCCAGCTGCAGGTCACCATCATGACCTCAG aGATGGGTGTGCTCCGGCAGAagctgggtgaggaggaggaggagcgtgcTGGTCTGGAGAGGAAGGTGGGGGAGCTCTCTGCTACGgtctcctccagcctggcctcctACGCCTTCCTGGAGCAGGCCCTCGCCGGGGAGTCCAGCCA GTtgcagcaggcccagcaggatGTGAAGATAGCTACTGAGCATGTTAATGA gctgCAGGCACGGCTGCAGCAcagtgagcagtgtgtgtgtgagctggagcGGGCCCTGCAGcacagtgaggaggagagcagaggcctCCAGGCTCTCAGCTGCAGCCAGGccctgcagctgcagcagctgccCCAGATACACACTCAGCTCTGCAGCATGAAGGAGATGAACGag tTCCTGCAGATGGAGAGCGAGCTGGTGCGGCAGCAGATTGAGGAGAGCGAGGCTGCGCAGAGGGCCACTCTGCACGCGCTCAGGGAGAGGAACTTCCACACTGAGGACCTGAGGAAGGCGCTCAGCCACGCCAC tctggAGCAGCAGGCGCTGCGTGCTGAGCTGCAGAGCGTGCGTGAGGCAGGCAGCAGGGTCCAGGCAGAGCAGGAAGAGCAGCAGGCTCAGACGGTCACTAACATCACCCTCCTACACCACACCCTCCGAGAGCTGACCAACCAGCAGCATGCTGCCCTCACCtcccag AAACCGTCCCAGGAGCAGCCCCCTGTGccccagaccagccctctgTTTGAGCAGCCCTCCCCCAGCTCGTTTGTGGACAGCATCATGGTTGCCCTGGCCAGAGGGCCGGAGGAATGCCACACAgagccccctgctggacaca ATGTGGGAGGGTCCCAGTCTAAGGGTCTGGGCAGTAAGAACAGCGCCTTCTCCCGTGTCCCCCTGAAGAGCAGCCAGAGGAGCGACAGAGGGGACGAGAGGGGGGAagcgagggatgaagaggaggaagagagcgtgCTGGCTCTACTGGGAGACATGGGTAACACTGTGACTGAGCTGGCCTCCACCCTCGCTCTGCTGCACCAGCACAAAGGCTCACAGCACAACACCAT cggcgccctgcagggggagctgcaggcccaggcctgcaaacacacagaggaagtgTCTGAGCTGAGAGAGCAGATGAGCAGACTGAGCAGCCAGGAGGAGAAGtgggctgcagcgctgcaggaCAGAGCCCAGGAGGAGAAGACCACCATGCAGCTTCTAACTGACCTGGACGAGGCCAGAGAGCTGCTTCAGAGCCACAGGACTGAGAACACCGAGCTAAGTAAGGAAGTGTTTGAGCTTCGCCGCTCTCTCCACCAATCAGAGGTGGAGGCCCAGGCAATGAGGGAGGAACTCGGCAAAGggggcagccaatcagaatcttCCATGAATGCTATGGACGACAAGATCCGCCTTCTGAAAGAG GTGGAGAGACTGAGGATGagtctggtggaggtggaggaggggcgctCCAGGCTGCTGGATCGAGCCAAGAGACAC CAAGTGGTGCATGAGGCCAACCAGAggaagctggagaaggagcttCACCTGCTGGATAACATGATCGAGACCGTCAGGAAG ACTCTGTTCTCTGTGCCGGACGTGGTACAGAGCTGTGAGGAGCTTCGTAAACTGGCAGAATACCTCGGATGA